The following proteins come from a genomic window of Streptomyces sp. GS7:
- a CDS encoding aminoglycoside phosphotransferase family protein, with translation MTRPSPAAFTEARAREVLAAAGHPDAAADAPLLSLGENAVFALGGRGPVVRVGRSAELLERAERELRVARWLADEDVPAVRAAEPVAALVEGHPVTYWRRLPEAVRPAGPDDLAALLQRVHALPEPPFALPRRELLDGVERWLRLAGDAVSASDAEYLRGRRDAFAAAASALEPHLPRGPIHGDALPRNVHVGPDGPVLVDLETFSCDLREHDLVVMALSRDRYGLGADAYGAFVSAYGWDVRDWEGCAVLRGSRETASCAWVSQHAPGNPAALKEFRRRIASLREKDATVRWYPF, from the coding sequence ATGACCCGACCCAGCCCCGCCGCCTTCACGGAGGCGCGCGCCCGGGAGGTGCTGGCCGCGGCCGGGCACCCGGATGCGGCGGCGGACGCCCCGCTGCTCTCGCTGGGCGAGAACGCCGTCTTCGCCCTCGGCGGGCGCGGTCCGGTCGTACGGGTGGGCCGCAGCGCCGAACTGCTGGAGCGGGCCGAGCGGGAACTGCGCGTGGCCCGCTGGCTGGCGGACGAGGACGTGCCGGCCGTTCGGGCCGCGGAGCCGGTGGCCGCGCTCGTCGAGGGCCATCCGGTGACCTACTGGCGGCGGCTTCCGGAGGCCGTCCGGCCCGCCGGACCGGACGATCTCGCCGCACTGCTGCAGCGCGTCCACGCGCTGCCGGAGCCGCCCTTCGCGCTCCCCCGGCGGGAGTTGCTGGACGGCGTGGAGCGCTGGCTGCGGCTGGCCGGCGACGCCGTCTCCGCGTCCGACGCGGAGTATCTGCGCGGGCGGCGGGACGCGTTCGCGGCGGCCGCGTCGGCGCTGGAGCCGCATCTGCCGCGCGGACCGATCCACGGTGACGCACTGCCCCGCAACGTCCATGTCGGGCCCGACGGCCCGGTCCTGGTCGACCTGGAGACCTTCTCCTGCGACTTGCGCGAACACGACCTCGTGGTGATGGCGCTGAGCCGGGACCGCTACGGCCTGGGCGCGGACGCCTACGGCGCCTTCGTGTCCGCCTACGGCTGGGACGTCCGGGACTGGGAGGGCTGCGCGGTGCTGCGCGGGTCCCGGGAGACGGCCAGTTGCGCCTGGGTCTCCCAGCACGCGCCCGGAAACCCGGCCGCGCTCAAGGAGTTCCGGCGCCGGATCGCCTCCCTGCGTGAGAAGGACGCGACGGTGCGGTGGTATCCGTTCTGA
- a CDS encoding exonuclease domain-containing protein: MSWHQGPLAGFDLETTGTDIEHDRIVTAALIRLDGDGRAAGAQSWLLDPGVPIPAEASDIHGISTAYAREHGSPPATTVEDITEALAAVLRADVPLVVMNARYDLSLLDRECRRHGVPTLTERLGHGPAPVIDPLVLDKHVDRYRKGKRALQALCGHYGVPLDGAHEAGADAAAAAGVARRIGAKYPAVALPSPRALHTLQEEAAAEQAASFQAYLRRTGDPGAIVEAAWPLIPYQR, translated from the coding sequence ATGAGCTGGCATCAGGGGCCGCTGGCCGGCTTCGACCTGGAGACCACCGGCACCGACATCGAGCACGACCGCATCGTCACCGCCGCGCTGATCCGGCTGGACGGGGACGGCCGGGCGGCCGGAGCGCAGTCCTGGCTGCTCGACCCGGGTGTGCCGATTCCCGCCGAAGCCTCGGACATACACGGCATATCGACCGCGTACGCCCGCGAGCACGGCAGCCCGCCCGCGACCACCGTCGAGGACATCACCGAAGCCCTCGCCGCAGTCCTGCGCGCGGACGTACCGCTCGTGGTGATGAACGCCCGCTACGACCTCTCGCTCCTCGACCGCGAGTGCCGCCGCCACGGCGTGCCGACCCTGACCGAGCGGCTGGGCCACGGCCCGGCCCCGGTCATCGACCCCCTGGTCCTGGACAAGCACGTGGACCGCTACCGCAAGGGCAAGCGCGCCCTCCAGGCACTCTGCGGGCATTACGGCGTGCCGCTGGACGGCGCCCATGAGGCGGGCGCCGACGCGGCGGCGGCTGCCGGGGTCGCCCGCCGCATCGGTGCGAAGTACCCGGCCGTCGCACTGCCTTCGCCGCGCGCCCTGCACACCCTCCAGGAGGAGGCCGCCGCCGAGCAGGCCGCCTCGTTCCAGGCGTACTTGCGCCGCACCGGCGACCCGGGGGCGATAGTCGAGGCGGCCTGGCCGCTGATCCCGTACCAGCGCTGA
- a CDS encoding SAV2148 family HEPN domain-containing protein, with the protein MSGGLELPPGDESHEGQEGGSVDAPPGAVSLARPLEIGAELDWGADAWSEVRTRARRAGRAYIWLNLVEQRLRAVVSAVLRPIYEPVHGDEWVIAAAGPAGQEWVQRAVAVREVSRRKGYLLDPADDNIVSFLTLPQLRELMVQHWPCFEPYVDDRRDVELALDELEVARNIVSRNRALSETVLAQAERASARLLDTLGSGAGTRISGRLPIDAVEDLVGDRYADVIGVHPDRVRLQRQLPAEDLFGGARRLDAVGIGLNLLVQNYSGRRLVRLAESGCRVRLLFLNPASSAVRRREREIGLKKGEMSRSIEMNILHMRRVRARLRDPGAFEIQVFDETPRFTAYLVDGDGPDGIAVVQPYLRKSRGMESPVLVLRGGAREVVRQDARDGRDGDHGLFEIYREEFESVWADSRPVS; encoded by the coding sequence GTGAGCGGCGGGCTGGAGTTGCCCCCTGGTGACGAGAGTCACGAGGGCCAGGAGGGCGGCTCCGTGGACGCACCGCCCGGCGCGGTTTCCCTGGCGAGACCGCTGGAGATCGGTGCGGAGCTGGACTGGGGGGCCGATGCCTGGAGCGAGGTACGCACCCGCGCCCGCCGGGCCGGACGCGCCTACATCTGGCTGAATCTCGTCGAGCAGCGCCTACGGGCCGTCGTGTCGGCCGTACTGCGCCCCATCTACGAGCCGGTGCACGGCGACGAGTGGGTCATCGCCGCGGCCGGGCCCGCGGGCCAGGAATGGGTGCAGCGCGCGGTGGCGGTCCGCGAGGTCAGCCGGCGCAAGGGCTACCTCCTCGACCCCGCCGACGACAACATCGTCAGCTTCCTCACCCTCCCGCAACTCCGCGAACTGATGGTCCAGCACTGGCCCTGCTTCGAGCCCTACGTGGACGACCGGCGCGATGTCGAGCTGGCCCTGGACGAACTGGAGGTCGCCCGCAACATCGTCTCCCGCAACCGCGCGCTGTCGGAGACCGTCCTCGCCCAGGCCGAGCGCGCCTCCGCCCGCCTGCTGGACACCCTCGGCTCCGGCGCCGGCACCCGTATTTCCGGGCGGCTGCCCATCGACGCCGTCGAGGACCTCGTGGGCGACCGCTACGCCGACGTCATCGGCGTCCACCCCGACCGGGTCCGGCTCCAGCGCCAGCTCCCCGCGGAGGACCTCTTCGGCGGCGCCCGCCGCCTCGACGCGGTGGGCATAGGTCTCAACCTGCTCGTCCAGAACTACTCCGGCCGCCGGCTGGTCCGGCTCGCCGAGTCCGGCTGCCGCGTGCGGCTGCTCTTCCTCAACCCGGCCAGCAGCGCGGTCCGCCGACGGGAGCGGGAAATCGGCCTCAAAAAGGGCGAGATGAGCCGCTCCATCGAGATGAACATCCTGCACATGCGGCGGGTGCGCGCCCGGCTGCGCGACCCCGGCGCCTTCGAGATCCAGGTCTTCGACGAGACCCCGCGCTTCACCGCCTACCTCGTCGACGGCGACGGCCCCGACGGGATAGCCGTGGTCCAGCCCTACCTCCGCAAGAGCCGCGGTATGGAGTCCCCGGTGCTCGTGCTGCGCGGCGGCGCCCGCGAGGTGGTCCGCCAGGACGCCCGCGACGGACGGGACGGCGACCACGGCCTCTTCGAGATCTACCGCGAGGAGTTCGAGAGCGTCTGGGCGGACTCGCGGCCGGTCTCCTGA
- the glgX gene encoding glycogen debranching protein GlgX: MQVWPGQMYPLGATYDGAGTNFAVFSEAATRIELCLLHDDGSETAVELRESDAFVRHAYLPGVMPGQRYGFRAHGPYEPERGHRCNSAKLLLDPYARAMSGVIDWDEAVYGYHFGRPEVRNDLDSAPHTMASVVVNPYFDWGDDRPPRTAYHETVLYEAHVKGLTMRHPELPDELRGTYAALAHPAIIDHLTKLGVTALELMPVHQFVQDHRLVDAGLTNYWGYNTIGFFAPHNAYASWGDRGQQVLEFKTAVRALHQAGIEVILDVVYNHTAEGSHLGPTLSFRGLDNASYYRLSEDRQYYMDTTGTGNSLLMRSPHVLQLVMDSLRYWVQEMRVDGFRFDLAATLARQFHEVDRLSSFFDLVHQDPVVSQVKLIAEPWDVGEGGYQVGNFPPLWTEWNGMYRDTVRDLWRGEPRTLAEFGSRLAGSSDLYQEDGRRPLASVNFVTCHDGFTLRDLVSYNDKRNEDNGEDNRDGERFNRSWNCGVEGPTDDPSVRRLRARQMRNLLATLMLSQGVPMLSHGDEFGRSQRGNNNAYCQDNELSWVRWPERAAAGGEHGSGAGDDAAGTDGADGADGAAAADGAGGADGTEEWDEDEERELLEFVRRMVWLRRDHPVFRRRRFFQGHPMEGTHDELSDIAWFTAAGAEMGPRDWQSVHAKSLAVFLNGSSISEPGPRGEPVTDDSFLLMFNAHDQEKEFTVPEHLGRQWQVVVDTDRPRTAADGAGAKVKAGDRLTLVGRSLLVLQRPA; this comes from the coding sequence ATGCAGGTCTGGCCGGGACAGATGTATCCGCTGGGTGCCACCTACGACGGTGCGGGCACCAACTTCGCGGTGTTCTCCGAAGCCGCGACGCGCATTGAACTGTGTCTGCTGCACGACGACGGGTCGGAGACCGCCGTCGAGCTGCGCGAGTCCGACGCCTTCGTTCGGCACGCGTATCTGCCGGGGGTGATGCCGGGGCAGCGCTACGGCTTCCGGGCGCACGGCCCCTACGAGCCCGAGCGCGGGCACCGCTGCAATTCCGCCAAGCTGCTGCTCGACCCGTACGCGCGGGCGATGAGCGGCGTGATCGACTGGGACGAGGCGGTCTACGGCTACCACTTCGGCCGCCCCGAGGTCCGCAACGACCTCGACTCGGCGCCGCACACCATGGCGTCGGTGGTCGTCAATCCGTACTTCGACTGGGGTGACGACCGCCCGCCGCGCACCGCCTACCACGAGACGGTGCTCTACGAGGCCCATGTGAAGGGCCTGACGATGCGGCATCCGGAGCTGCCCGACGAGCTGCGCGGCACGTACGCGGCGCTGGCGCATCCGGCGATCATCGACCATCTGACGAAACTGGGGGTCACGGCCCTGGAGCTGATGCCGGTGCACCAGTTCGTCCAGGACCACCGGCTGGTGGACGCGGGGCTGACGAACTACTGGGGCTACAACACCATCGGCTTCTTCGCCCCGCACAACGCCTACGCCTCCTGGGGGGACCGCGGGCAGCAGGTGCTGGAGTTCAAGACGGCGGTACGGGCGCTGCACCAGGCCGGCATCGAGGTGATCCTCGACGTCGTCTACAACCACACCGCCGAGGGCAGCCATCTGGGGCCGACGCTCTCGTTCCGGGGGCTGGACAACGCCTCGTACTACCGGCTGTCGGAGGACCGGCAGTACTACATGGACACCACGGGCACCGGCAACTCCCTGCTGATGCGCAGTCCGCACGTGCTCCAGCTGGTGATGGACTCACTGCGCTACTGGGTGCAGGAGATGCGTGTCGACGGGTTCCGGTTCGATCTGGCGGCGACGCTGGCCCGGCAGTTCCACGAGGTGGACCGGCTGTCGTCGTTCTTCGACCTGGTGCACCAGGACCCGGTCGTCAGCCAGGTGAAGCTGATCGCCGAGCCATGGGACGTCGGGGAGGGCGGCTACCAGGTGGGGAACTTCCCGCCGCTGTGGACCGAGTGGAACGGGATGTACCGGGACACCGTGCGGGACCTGTGGCGCGGCGAGCCGCGCACCCTTGCGGAGTTCGGGTCCCGGCTGGCCGGTTCCTCGGACCTCTACCAGGAGGACGGGCGGCGTCCGCTCGCCTCCGTCAACTTCGTCACCTGCCACGACGGTTTCACCCTGCGCGACCTGGTGTCGTACAACGACAAGCGCAACGAGGACAACGGCGAGGACAACCGGGACGGCGAGCGCTTCAACCGGTCCTGGAACTGCGGGGTGGAGGGGCCGACCGACGACCCCTCGGTGCGGCGGCTGCGGGCCCGTCAGATGCGGAACCTCCTGGCCACGCTGATGCTGTCGCAGGGGGTGCCGATGCTCAGCCACGGCGACGAGTTCGGGCGCAGCCAGCGCGGCAACAACAACGCGTACTGCCAGGACAACGAGCTGTCGTGGGTGCGCTGGCCGGAGCGGGCGGCGGCCGGCGGCGAGCACGGGTCCGGCGCCGGTGACGACGCGGCCGGAACCGACGGGGCCGATGGGGCCGATGGGGCGGCAGCGGCGGACGGCGCCGGGGGCGCGGACGGGACGGAGGAGTGGGACGAGGACGAGGAGCGCGAACTGCTGGAGTTCGTCCGGCGGATGGTGTGGCTGCGGCGGGACCATCCCGTCTTCCGGCGGCGGCGCTTCTTCCAGGGGCACCCGATGGAGGGCACACACGACGAGCTGTCCGACATCGCCTGGTTCACCGCGGCGGGCGCGGAGATGGGGCCGCGCGACTGGCAGTCGGTGCACGCCAAGTCGCTGGCGGTCTTCCTCAACGGCAGCTCGATCTCCGAACCGGGGCCGCGCGGCGAGCCGGTCACCGACGACTCGTTCCTGCTGATGTTCAACGCCCACGACCAGGAGAAGGAGTTCACGGTGCCGGAGCATCTGGGCCGGCAGTGGCAGGTCGT